Sequence from the Methanobrevibacter arboriphilus genome:
TCTTGTGAATATGTACATGATGAAATGTTTTGTACAACAGAGGATGTCTTAAAGGAATACAGGAAAAAAACAATAGGTTGGAAAGAGTATAAAAAACATTATTTAGAATTAATGAAAAAAAGAGATATGGTTTCTTTGTTTAAAAAAGAACATGGTAATCACGATAATGTTTTGATTTTATGTAGTGAAAAAGAACCTGATACCTGCCATAGAATATTGTTAGCAGATAAATTAGCTGAAAAACCAGAAGATGTAACACATTTGTAGATTAGGTAATTTTATCATTATGTTTTTATAAATATACAATTATATTCTTTATAATTATATAAGTATATTCTTTATAATCATATAATTATATTTTTTATAATTATATTTTTATATTTTTTTATATTTTTTATAATTTTTTATAATTTTTTTTAAACATCTTTTTATTGTTATTTTTTTTTATTTTGCTTTCTATATAATTTTTATTTTTATTTTTATCAGACTTTTATTCTATTGTTTTTATATTTTAGTTTCAATATTTTAGAGTTTAAAGTTATAATATAGTTTAAAGTTATAATATATATTAAATAGATTTTTATGAGAATTAGAATTTTTATAATAATTAGATATATATTATATTAATTATATATTAATTTAAATGAGATATAAGCTATAAAATGGATGATAAAATGGAAGTAAAGGCTGTATATTTTAGTCC
This genomic interval carries:
- a CDS encoding DUF488 domain-containing protein translates to MKIFTMGSSGKTAEEFFNNIDKNKVELLLDVRLHNHSQLLGFTKGTDLEYFLDKLSSCEYVHDEMFCTTEDVLKEYRKKTIGWKEYKKHYLELMKKRDMVSLFKKEHGNHDNVLILCSEKEPDTCHRILLADKLAEKPEDVTHL